One genomic segment of Hymenobacter psoromatis includes these proteins:
- the rpe gene encoding ribulose-phosphate 3-epimerase, with protein sequence MSSSMPTSYSAAGTARHEPLLAPSLLASDLANMQATAELLSTAEADWLHFDVMDGRFVPNLSFGLPVLEALRPHARQPIDVHLMIEEPERYVAAFREAGATNITVHYEACRHLHRVVEQIRSLGCTAGVALNPATPVTLLQDIITELDVVLVMSVNPGFGGQSFIPHTLQKIAELKELLVDTGSAALIEVDGGVSEANASALVEAGADVLVAGSFVFKSPGGPVAALAGLRAQLRGPAQGHKAGQKAKK encoded by the coding sequence ATGAGTTCTTCGATGCCTACCTCTTACTCAGCGGCCGGGACGGCCCGCCACGAACCCTTGCTGGCTCCCTCGCTGCTGGCCAGCGACTTAGCCAATATGCAAGCAACTGCGGAGCTGCTTTCTACGGCCGAGGCCGACTGGCTGCATTTCGACGTGATGGATGGGCGCTTCGTGCCTAACCTTTCTTTCGGCCTGCCCGTGCTGGAAGCCCTGCGCCCCCACGCCCGGCAGCCCATCGACGTGCACCTGATGATTGAGGAGCCCGAGCGCTACGTGGCGGCCTTCCGGGAAGCGGGGGCCACCAACATCACGGTGCACTACGAGGCCTGCCGGCACCTGCACCGGGTGGTGGAGCAGATTCGCAGCCTGGGCTGCACGGCGGGGGTAGCCCTGAACCCGGCTACCCCGGTCACCCTGCTTCAGGATATTATCACGGAGCTGGACGTGGTGCTGGTGATGTCGGTTAACCCCGGTTTTGGGGGGCAGTCGTTCATTCCGCACACGCTGCAAAAGATTGCCGAGCTGAAAGAGCTGCTGGTGGACACCGGCTCGGCGGCCCTCATTGAGGTAGATGGCGGCGTGAGCGAGGCCAACGCCAGCGCGCTGGTGGAGGCCGGGGCCGACGTGCTGGTGGCCGGTAGCTTCGTGTTTAAGTCGCCCGGCGGGCCGGTGGCGGCGCTGGCCGGCCTGCGGGCGCAGCTGCGCGGGCCGGCGCAGGGCCACAAGGCGGGCCAGAAAGCTAAAAAATAG